Proteins encoded in a region of the Mycolicibacterium neoaurum genome:
- a CDS encoding primosomal protein, translated as MAADIVPVRLGLTNGDLYTLWAPRWRDAGDEWEAFLGKDEDIYAFESVADLAAFVRTNDDNDLTDHPAWDKLVKANAHRFAPTEERQHDLIGVPELVAEKPTADSVATLHGVLALVSAIGSVCELPTITKFFNGNPVLGTLGGGIEAFEGRAGRKRWTEIEAVIGRAWDGVVDTIDELVSTPEVNQAESAKAAAELDEPAPEIDDILVDDDDDDVVIEGVVDTEEEEEALEAEAERQVLGSDDDFWTQVGIDPIRIITSSGTLYTLRCYVGDDPRFLGRNGRISVFSSERTLARYLADEHESDLSGFSSYEIIRTAATDGSLRVEVTDENIYVLSGLVDDIADGPEAVDRDQLDLALELLNDVGDYAEDPIVSKALAADQPLGSFVAHVLDPAKPRPKGSTAAAVEQWEALERFVESRLRPE; from the coding sequence ATGGCGGCTGACATCGTGCCGGTCCGGCTCGGACTGACCAATGGCGACCTGTACACCCTGTGGGCTCCGCGCTGGCGCGATGCCGGTGACGAATGGGAGGCATTCCTCGGCAAGGACGAGGACATCTACGCCTTCGAGTCCGTCGCCGATCTGGCCGCGTTCGTCCGGACCAACGACGACAACGACCTCACCGATCACCCGGCCTGGGACAAGCTCGTCAAGGCCAACGCGCACCGTTTCGCTCCGACCGAGGAACGCCAGCACGATCTCATCGGGGTTCCCGAGCTCGTCGCCGAGAAGCCGACCGCCGATTCGGTGGCCACGCTGCACGGTGTGCTGGCGCTGGTCTCGGCCATCGGATCGGTGTGCGAACTGCCGACCATCACCAAGTTCTTCAACGGCAACCCGGTGCTGGGCACCCTCGGCGGCGGTATCGAGGCGTTCGAGGGCCGCGCGGGACGTAAGCGCTGGACCGAGATCGAGGCGGTGATCGGCCGGGCCTGGGACGGCGTCGTCGACACCATCGACGAACTGGTCAGCACGCCCGAGGTGAACCAGGCCGAATCGGCCAAGGCCGCCGCCGAGCTCGACGAGCCCGCCCCCGAGATCGACGACATCCTGGTCGACGACGATGACGATGACGTGGTCATCGAGGGTGTGGTCGACACCGAGGAGGAAGAAGAGGCGCTCGAAGCCGAGGCCGAACGCCAGGTCCTCGGCAGCGACGACGACTTCTGGACCCAGGTCGGCATCGATCCGATCCGCATCATCACCAGCAGCGGAACGCTGTACACCCTGCGCTGCTATGTCGGCGATGATCCCCGCTTCCTCGGCCGCAACGGTCGGATCAGCGTCTTCAGCTCCGAACGGACACTGGCCCGCTACCTGGCCGACGAGCACGAGAGCGATCTGTCCGGGTTCAGCTCCTACGAGATCATCCGGACCGCCGCCACCGACGGGTCGCTGCGCGTGGAGGTCACCGACGAGAACATCTACGTGCTCTCCGGTCTGGTCGACGATATCGCCGACGGCCCGGAGGCAGTGGATCGCGACCAGCTCGATCTGGCGCTGGAACTGCTCAACGACGTCGGCGACTACGCCGAGGACCCGATCGTGTCCAAGGCGCTGGCGGCCGATCAGCCGCTGGGTTCGTTCGTCGCGCACGTGCTCGACCCCGCCAAGCCGCGGCCCAAGGGATCGACAGCGGCGGCCGTCGAACAATGGGAGGCGCTGGAGCGCTTCGTCGAATCGCGCCTGCGTCCCGAGTGA
- a CDS encoding C40 family peptidase, whose product MPIALSTPLHLLLAQLGPGTPARPEAELAALRSRLSETAAALGRLAEALLQSWSGPAASAASGYLREVSDALHALAEHLGALGAEVGEAAGTVTRARAELERLITDFEARAAALNAPPGGTEVLADEAARAHAAARGLVGDLRGQLAGGAQNLGASAPALSPALAPAGLGGMAAGSAAGARPGSGLADAVLTAHRQIEAPDAAQFGAGEAVRLPDGSVVAAPNAVAAGAVRHALTQLGVPYQWGGTTAGVGLDCSGLTQWAYREAGLDIPRLAQEQDIGAAVDAGSLRPGDLAVWDGHVAMIVGNNTMIEAGDPVQLSPVRTTNAGQGFQGFWRPTA is encoded by the coding sequence ATGCCCATCGCGCTCAGCACCCCGCTTCATCTTCTGCTCGCACAGCTCGGGCCGGGCACACCCGCGCGTCCCGAGGCCGAGCTCGCCGCGCTGCGTTCCCGGTTGTCCGAGACCGCCGCGGCACTCGGCCGTCTGGCCGAGGCGCTACTGCAGTCCTGGTCCGGCCCGGCCGCATCGGCGGCATCGGGATATCTGCGCGAGGTCTCCGATGCACTGCACGCCCTCGCCGAGCATCTCGGTGCGCTGGGCGCCGAGGTCGGCGAGGCCGCCGGGACCGTCACCCGCGCGCGGGCCGAGCTCGAACGGCTGATCACCGACTTCGAAGCGCGGGCCGCCGCGCTGAACGCCCCACCCGGTGGGACCGAGGTACTCGCCGACGAGGCAGCGCGCGCCCACGCCGCCGCACGCGGGTTGGTCGGCGATCTCCGCGGTCAACTGGCGGGCGGTGCGCAGAACCTCGGCGCATCCGCTCCGGCGCTTTCACCCGCGCTCGCACCGGCCGGCCTCGGCGGAATGGCCGCCGGTTCCGCCGCCGGCGCCCGGCCGGGTTCCGGGCTCGCCGACGCGGTTCTCACCGCACACCGGCAGATCGAGGCGCCCGATGCCGCACAGTTCGGTGCCGGCGAGGCCGTCCGCTTACCCGACGGCAGCGTGGTGGCGGCCCCGAATGCCGTGGCGGCCGGCGCCGTGCGCCACGCCCTCACCCAGCTCGGGGTGCCCTACCAATGGGGTGGCACGACGGCCGGGGTCGGGCTGGACTGCAGCGGGCTGACGCAGTGGGCCTACCGGGAGGCCGGTCTGGACATCCCGCGGCTGGCCCAGGAACAGGACATCGGGGCGGCGGTGGACGCCGGGTCGCTGCGTCCCGGCGACCTGGCCGTCTGGGACGGTCACGTCGCGATGATCGTCGGCAACAACACCATGATCGAAGCCGGTGACCCGGTCCAGCTCTCCCCCGTCCGCACTACCAATGCCGGCCAGGGATTCCAGGGTTTCTGGCGTCCCACCGCGTGA
- a CDS encoding type VII secretion target, with product MFVDTAALGIRAVELARLSTDLAAVAADLPGAAAVCAGALGPIGTDFVAALTGALDAAADLTHRLAAAMGTAGDTTARTAADYLEADRHSALRLAL from the coding sequence ATGTTCGTTGATACCGCGGCCCTCGGAATCCGGGCCGTCGAACTGGCCCGGTTGTCCACCGACCTCGCCGCGGTCGCGGCCGACCTCCCAGGAGCCGCTGCCGTCTGCGCCGGTGCGCTCGGTCCGATCGGGACCGATTTCGTGGCCGCCCTCACCGGCGCACTGGACGCGGCGGCAGATCTGACGCATCGGCTCGCGGCCGCCATGGGCACCGCAGGCGATACCACCGCGCGCACCGCCGCGGACTATCTCGAAGCCGACCGGCATTCCGCGCTGCGGCTCGCGCTCTGA
- the upp gene encoding uracil phosphoribosyltransferase, whose protein sequence is MGHLSVQIVDHPLAAARLTALRDERTDNAAFRAALRDLTLMLVYEATREAAVESIPVRTPLIETAGARLANPPLLVPVLRAGLGMVDQAHALIPEAQVGFVGIARDEQTHQPTPYLASLPDDLRGRSVFVLDPMLATGGSMAHTLGLLRDRNADDITAICVVCAPEGIAALEAAAPGIRLITAAVDDGLNEIAYIVPGLGDAGDRQFGPR, encoded by the coding sequence ATGGGTCACCTCAGCGTCCAGATCGTCGATCACCCGTTGGCTGCCGCCCGGCTGACCGCCCTGCGCGATGAGCGCACCGATAACGCGGCCTTCCGGGCGGCGCTGCGGGACCTGACCCTGATGCTGGTCTATGAGGCCACCCGCGAGGCGGCGGTCGAGTCGATCCCGGTGCGCACCCCGCTGATCGAGACCGCGGGCGCCCGGTTGGCCAATCCGCCGCTGCTGGTGCCGGTGCTGCGGGCCGGACTGGGCATGGTCGACCAGGCGCATGCGCTGATTCCGGAGGCGCAGGTCGGGTTCGTCGGGATCGCGCGGGACGAGCAGACCCACCAACCCACCCCCTACCTGGCGTCGCTGCCCGACGATCTGCGCGGCCGTTCGGTTTTCGTGCTCGACCCGATGCTGGCTACCGGCGGATCGATGGCGCACACCCTGGGCCTCTTGCGTGACCGCAACGCCGACGACATCACCGCCATCTGCGTGGTGTGTGCGCCCGAAGGTATCGCCGCATTGGAGGCGGCGGCGCCCGGCATCCGGCTGATCACCGCCGCCGTGGACGATGGATTGAACGAGATCGCTTATATCGTACCGGGATTGGGCGATGCCGGTGACCGTCAGTTCGGTCCGCGCTGA
- a CDS encoding phospho-sugar mutase: MTQPQDWIAHDPDPVTAAELSACDDAELARRFAHPLTFGTAGLRGPVRGGPDAMNLAVVLRTTWALAQVLKGSCLGGSPVVVGRDARHGSEQFAIAAAEVLAAEGFSVIQLYTPAPTPVVAFAVRRLGAAAGVQITASHNPAADNGYKVYGDGGMQIISPTDRDIESTVARAPYADEIARVPVQPAGANLITAYLEHAAAVRRTAGSVRVALTPLHGVGGEFALDALALAGIDDVHVVDSQFAPDPDFPTVAFPNPEEPGATDRLLALAAEVDADIAIALDPDADRCAVGVPTPSGWRMLSGDETGWLLGDYLLSQHDDPAQALVASTVVSSRMLAAIAEAHGARHAETLTGFKWLARAGDGLVYAYEEAIGHCVDPDTVRDKDGISAAVLACDLVTALRTQGRTPLEALDDLARRHGVHLTLAVSRRVDDADAAMARLRADPPAELAAVPVTVEDLAQRRGQQRTDALIFTGDGVRVVVRPSGTEPKLKSYIEIRRPRTDDLAAARAEAAELGAAVRSVVEQF, translated from the coding sequence ATGACGCAGCCGCAGGATTGGATCGCCCACGACCCGGATCCGGTCACCGCAGCCGAGCTGTCCGCGTGCGATGATGCCGAGCTCGCCCGACGGTTCGCCCACCCGTTGACCTTCGGCACCGCGGGATTGCGCGGGCCGGTGCGGGGCGGACCGGACGCCATGAACCTGGCCGTCGTGTTGCGCACCACCTGGGCGTTGGCGCAGGTACTCAAGGGCAGTTGCCTGGGCGGATCACCGGTCGTCGTGGGCCGCGACGCCCGACACGGTTCCGAGCAGTTCGCCATCGCTGCGGCAGAAGTGCTTGCCGCCGAAGGTTTCTCCGTCATCCAGCTGTACACACCGGCACCGACCCCGGTGGTGGCGTTCGCGGTCCGCAGGCTCGGCGCGGCCGCCGGGGTGCAGATCACCGCCTCGCACAACCCGGCCGCCGACAACGGCTACAAGGTGTACGGCGACGGTGGGATGCAGATCATCTCGCCCACCGATCGCGACATCGAGTCCACCGTCGCCCGCGCCCCCTATGCCGACGAGATAGCCCGGGTTCCGGTGCAGCCCGCCGGCGCCAACCTCATCACCGCGTACCTCGAGCACGCCGCGGCGGTACGCCGCACGGCCGGGTCGGTACGCGTGGCGTTGACCCCGCTGCACGGCGTGGGTGGCGAATTCGCCCTTGACGCACTGGCGTTGGCCGGTATCGACGATGTGCACGTCGTGGATTCGCAGTTCGCTCCGGATCCGGACTTCCCGACAGTCGCCTTCCCCAATCCGGAAGAACCGGGCGCCACCGATCGCCTGCTGGCACTCGCCGCCGAGGTGGACGCCGATATCGCGATCGCGCTGGACCCCGATGCGGATCGGTGCGCCGTCGGCGTCCCGACCCCCAGCGGTTGGCGCATGCTCAGTGGCGACGAAACCGGTTGGCTGTTGGGCGATTATCTGCTCTCCCAGCATGACGATCCGGCCCAGGCACTGGTCGCCAGCACCGTGGTGTCCTCGCGCATGCTCGCGGCCATCGCCGAAGCCCATGGCGCCCGGCACGCCGAGACGCTGACCGGGTTCAAATGGCTGGCGCGCGCCGGCGACGGACTGGTCTACGCCTACGAGGAGGCCATCGGGCACTGCGTGGACCCGGACACCGTGCGGGACAAGGACGGCATCAGCGCCGCCGTGCTGGCTTGCGATCTGGTGACCGCACTACGCACACAGGGCCGTACCCCGCTCGAGGCGCTCGACGACCTGGCCCGTCGCCACGGTGTGCACCTGACGCTGGCCGTCTCCCGACGCGTCGACGATGCCGATGCCGCGATGGCCCGGCTACGCGCCGATCCACCCGCCGAGCTCGCGGCAGTGCCGGTGACCGTCGAGGATCTGGCCCAGCGCCGCGGGCAGCAGCGCACCGACGCGTTGATCTTCACCGGCGACGGGGTGCGTGTGGTGGTGCGGCCGTCGGGTACCGAGCCGAAGTTGAAGTCCTATATCGAGATTCGCCGGCCGCGTACCGATGACCTGGCTGCGGCCCGGGCGGAGGCCGCGGAGCTGGGTGCCGCGGTGCGCTCGGTCGTCGAGCAGTTCTAG
- a CDS encoding MarR family winged helix-turn-helix transcriptional regulator produces MSASDSSAATELRESVMAVARQLRRHRPDHGLTLSQMQVLAEVTRTGAATPAELAARMHVRVQSLTDSINGLVTAGLASRRTDDGDRRRQLVELTEAGARLLATDRAERDAWLHRSMRENLTDLEFDLLMLVAPVLRKLADAEPGTIGA; encoded by the coding sequence ATGAGTGCGTCCGATAGCTCCGCCGCGACGGAGCTCCGTGAGTCGGTGATGGCCGTGGCCCGCCAATTGCGCCGCCATCGGCCCGACCATGGCCTCACCCTGAGCCAGATGCAGGTGCTTGCCGAGGTGACCCGCACCGGGGCGGCCACCCCCGCCGAGCTCGCCGCACGGATGCATGTGCGGGTGCAGTCGCTCACCGACAGCATCAACGGACTCGTCACCGCGGGCCTCGCCTCGCGCCGCACCGACGACGGCGATCGCAGGAGACAACTGGTGGAGCTGACCGAGGCCGGAGCACGGTTGCTGGCCACCGATCGTGCCGAACGCGATGCCTGGTTGCACCGCTCGATGCGGGAGAACCTCACCGATCTGGAGTTCGACCTGCTGATGCTGGTGGCCCCGGTACTGCGCAAACTGGCCGATGCCGAACCGGGCACAATCGGGGCATGA
- a CDS encoding AbrB family transcriptional regulator, with translation MAEALRSTAKWLVLAVVSVGVTAGFTALGVPSAALFAALVVGIGLALTSFAPAGIPRRAGMAAQGVLGVYIGTMVSPGAAAALGPDWPVVLAIVVATLALSVLAGALLGLRRDISPLTGSLALTAGGASGLVAIARDLGGDERVVSVVQYLRVGVVTASMPVVVTLIFHADKSHPAASPLGETSPAPWYLSVAIMAALIIVGALVGRLIRLPGAGLLGPLALTVGLELSGYSFGLTVPVVLVQLGYLLIGWQAGLAFTRESLRSVGRALPAALALIVLLTVATAGLGVLLAHVTGLSLLEGYLATSPGGVYAVLATAVDTGSNVTFIVAAQVVRILLMLFAAPFLAKGMAALSRRRSVAHV, from the coding sequence TTGGCTGAGGCGCTGCGTTCAACGGCGAAATGGCTGGTGCTGGCGGTGGTCAGCGTCGGGGTGACCGCGGGATTCACCGCCCTCGGCGTCCCGTCGGCCGCGCTGTTCGCCGCGCTGGTCGTCGGGATCGGCTTGGCGCTGACGTCGTTCGCGCCGGCCGGCATCCCGCGTCGGGCCGGCATGGCCGCCCAGGGCGTCCTCGGTGTCTACATCGGGACGATGGTCTCCCCGGGCGCGGCGGCCGCCCTTGGGCCGGACTGGCCGGTCGTCCTGGCGATCGTGGTCGCGACGCTGGCGCTGAGCGTGCTTGCCGGGGCGTTGTTGGGATTGCGACGCGATATCAGCCCGCTGACGGGGTCACTGGCCCTGACGGCCGGCGGGGCGTCCGGTCTGGTCGCGATCGCCAGGGATCTCGGCGGTGACGAACGCGTCGTCTCGGTGGTGCAGTATCTGCGGGTCGGGGTGGTGACGGCATCCATGCCGGTGGTGGTGACGCTGATCTTCCATGCGGACAAGTCGCATCCGGCCGCCTCCCCGCTCGGCGAAACCAGCCCGGCGCCTTGGTATCTCAGCGTCGCGATCATGGCGGCGCTGATCATCGTCGGTGCGCTGGTCGGCAGGCTGATCCGGCTACCGGGCGCCGGCCTGCTCGGACCGCTGGCGCTGACCGTCGGCCTTGAGCTCAGCGGCTACTCGTTCGGTCTGACCGTCCCCGTCGTGCTCGTCCAACTCGGCTACCTGCTGATCGGGTGGCAGGCCGGCCTGGCGTTCACCCGCGAGTCCCTGCGTTCGGTCGGTCGGGCGCTGCCCGCCGCGCTGGCGCTGATCGTGCTGCTGACCGTCGCCACCGCGGGGCTGGGCGTGCTGCTGGCCCACGTCACCGGTCTGAGCCTGCTGGAGGGATACCTGGCGACCAGTCCCGGTGGGGTGTACGCGGTCCTGGCCACCGCTGTCGACACCGGTTCCAATGTGACCTTCATCGTCGCGGCCCAGGTGGTGCGGATCCTGCTGATGCTGTTCGCCGCCCCGTTCCTGGCCAAGGGAATGGCCGCGCTGAGCAGGCGGCGGTCCGTCGCGCACGTCTAA
- a CDS encoding FAD-dependent oxidoreductase, with the protein MNDVLIVGAGPVGLTAAIVLTQRGRRVQVIDNQAEGANTSRAAVVHARTLELLAPYAVSPDLIARGVHVPAFSIRDRDATLLKVPFDDLPTAYPYTLMIPQADTEALLLQRLEHLGGHVLRPVTLTDVTQHGDGIAAVCADGREIRARYLLGADGLHSTVRERAGIGFAGDTYADAFVLADVRLAGGLGAGEVILYFSPAGLVVVAPLPEGRHRIVATVDDAPAEPNAAFVQRLLEERGPQARPAVVEQIVWSSRFRVHHRIAEAFRSDRILLAGDAAHVHSPAGGQGMNLGIEDAVAAGETLDRVLDGAPERLLDAYAAERRSTAESVIALAGRLTDLATLPPGRRRLRNAALRIAGTVPAVRRAAARRLSGLDRR; encoded by the coding sequence ATGAACGATGTGCTGATAGTCGGCGCCGGACCGGTCGGGCTGACCGCCGCCATCGTGCTCACCCAGCGGGGCCGCCGCGTCCAGGTGATCGACAACCAGGCCGAGGGCGCCAACACCTCGCGTGCCGCCGTGGTCCACGCCCGCACCCTGGAACTACTCGCTCCCTACGCGGTGTCGCCCGACCTCATTGCCCGCGGCGTCCACGTACCGGCCTTCAGCATTCGCGATCGGGACGCCACTCTGCTCAAGGTGCCGTTCGACGATCTCCCGACCGCGTATCCGTACACGTTGATGATCCCCCAGGCCGATACCGAGGCCCTGCTACTGCAGCGGCTGGAACACCTCGGCGGACACGTGCTGCGGCCGGTGACCCTGACCGACGTCACGCAGCATGGCGACGGCATCGCCGCCGTATGCGCCGATGGCCGCGAGATCCGCGCCCGCTATCTTCTGGGCGCCGACGGTCTGCACAGCACCGTGCGCGAGCGTGCCGGCATCGGCTTCGCCGGTGACACCTACGCCGACGCGTTCGTCCTGGCCGACGTGCGATTGGCCGGGGGCCTCGGCGCCGGGGAGGTCATCCTCTACTTCTCACCGGCGGGCCTGGTGGTCGTCGCACCACTGCCCGAGGGGCGGCACCGGATCGTGGCGACGGTCGACGACGCGCCGGCCGAACCCAACGCCGCCTTCGTCCAACGCCTGCTCGAGGAGCGGGGCCCGCAGGCAAGGCCGGCCGTCGTCGAGCAGATCGTCTGGAGTTCGCGTTTCCGCGTGCATCACCGCATCGCCGAGGCCTTCCGCAGCGACCGGATATTGCTGGCCGGCGATGCCGCCCACGTGCACTCGCCGGCCGGCGGACAAGGGATGAACCTCGGCATCGAGGACGCGGTGGCCGCCGGTGAGACGCTCGACCGGGTACTGGACGGGGCACCGGAGCGCCTGCTCGATGCGTACGCCGCCGAGCGCAGGAGCACCGCCGAAAGCGTCATCGCACTGGCGGGTCGGCTCACCGATCTGGCGACACTGCCACCCGGGCGGCGCAGGCTCCGCAACGCCGCACTCCGGATCGCCGGCACGGTGCCCGCCGTTCGGCGCGCCGCGGCGCGGCGACTGTCCGGCTTGGATCGACGTTAG
- a CDS encoding TetR family transcriptional regulator: MRRSSSETKAAILAAARERFAADGYERGTIRAIAGDAGIDPSMVMRYFGTKENLFAAAAEFDLELPDLADIPTDDIGGALASHFIERWERDEALLILLRAGVTNEAVAERMRTIFAAQLAPVIGKVIDDPAQAPTRAALAATQVLGMALCRYVLAFPPLRQMTNEDVVAWIGPTLQRYLVG; encoded by the coding sequence ATGAGGCGATCGTCATCCGAGACCAAGGCGGCGATCCTGGCCGCGGCCAGGGAACGCTTCGCCGCCGACGGCTACGAACGCGGCACCATCCGGGCCATCGCCGGCGACGCCGGCATCGACCCGTCGATGGTCATGCGCTACTTCGGCACCAAGGAGAACCTCTTCGCCGCGGCCGCCGAGTTCGATCTGGAACTGCCGGATCTGGCCGACATCCCGACCGACGACATCGGCGGTGCGCTCGCATCCCATTTCATCGAGCGGTGGGAGCGCGACGAGGCGCTGCTCATCCTGCTGCGCGCCGGCGTCACCAACGAGGCGGTGGCCGAACGGATGCGAACGATCTTCGCCGCACAGCTGGCCCCGGTGATCGGCAAGGTCATCGACGATCCGGCACAGGCGCCCACCCGCGCCGCCCTGGCCGCCACCCAGGTGCTCGGAATGGCGTTGTGCCGCTACGTCCTTGCCTTCCCGCCGCTACGGCAGATGACGAACGAGGACGTGGTGGCCTGGATCGGACCGACGCTGCAGCGCTATCTGGTGGGCTGA
- a CDS encoding purine-nucleoside phosphorylase has translation MSDAQSAADAAAQAIGERTGESTHDVAVILGSGWAPALTALGAPTASLPMADLPGFTPPTAAGHSGQVHSLRIGGHRVLVLVGRIHAYEGHDLRHVVHPVRTACAAGVGTVILTNAAGGLRADMSVGQPVLISDHLNLTARSPLVGAQFVDLVDAYSPALRAAARDIDPDLAEGVYAGLPGPHYETPAEIRMLRTIGADLVGMSTVHETIAARAAGAAVLGISLVTNLAAGMTGQPLNHEEVLEAGRQSATRMGALLAAVIERI, from the coding sequence GTGTCTGATGCTCAGTCGGCCGCCGATGCCGCCGCCCAAGCGATCGGTGAGCGCACCGGTGAGTCCACCCATGATGTCGCCGTCATCCTCGGCTCGGGGTGGGCGCCGGCGCTGACCGCGCTCGGTGCACCGACCGCGTCCCTGCCGATGGCCGACCTGCCGGGTTTCACCCCGCCCACCGCGGCCGGGCACAGCGGTCAGGTGCACTCGCTGCGCATCGGCGGGCACCGGGTTCTGGTGCTGGTGGGGCGGATCCACGCCTACGAGGGACACGACCTCCGCCATGTCGTGCATCCCGTGCGCACGGCGTGCGCGGCCGGAGTGGGCACTGTCATCTTGACCAATGCCGCCGGGGGCCTGCGCGCCGACATGTCCGTCGGGCAACCGGTGCTGATCTCCGACCACCTGAACCTGACCGCGCGCTCGCCGCTGGTGGGTGCGCAGTTCGTCGATCTGGTGGACGCCTACTCCCCCGCGCTGCGTGCCGCGGCGCGGGATATCGATCCCGACCTGGCCGAGGGCGTATATGCCGGCCTGCCGGGCCCACACTATGAGACACCCGCGGAGATCCGGATGCTGCGCACGATCGGCGCCGACCTGGTCGGCATGTCGACGGTGCACGAGACGATCGCGGCCCGGGCCGCAGGCGCCGCGGTCCTGGGCATCTCGCTGGTGACCAATCTGGCTGCCGGGATGACCGGCCAGCCGCTCAACCACGAAGAGGTACTGGAGGCGGGCCGGCAGTCGGCGACCCGGATGGGTGCACTGCTGGCGGCGGTCATCGAACGGATCTGA
- a CDS encoding M20 family metallopeptidase has protein sequence MSTVTASSRVEDAVKRRSGDLIALSHEIHAEPELAFAEHRSCAKTRALVVERGFDVVDAVGGLDTAFRAEYGSGDLVIGICAEYDALPEIGHACGHNIIAASAVGTALALAEVADELGLTVVLIGTPAEEAGGGKVLLLNAGTFDDVAASVMLHPGPADIPAARSLALSEVAVGYTGRESHAAVAPYLGINAADAVTVAQVAIGLLRQQLMPGQMMHGIVTDGGQAANVIPGHAELRYTMRANDMTSLQALEERMAGCFAAGAVATGATHEIRETAPPYDALMPDRFLSEVFRSELLRAGRHPLPVELEAAFPLGSTDMGNVTQRLPGIHPVVGIDAGGASLHQPGFAAAAVGPSADKAVVEGAIMLARTVVALAENANERDRVLAARAERQEKA, from the coding sequence ATGTCCACGGTCACCGCGTCGTCGCGCGTCGAAGACGCCGTCAAGCGTCGCAGCGGCGACCTGATCGCGCTGTCGCATGAGATCCACGCCGAGCCCGAGCTGGCCTTCGCCGAACACCGCAGCTGCGCCAAGACCCGCGCGCTGGTCGTCGAACGCGGTTTCGACGTCGTGGATGCAGTCGGCGGACTGGACACCGCGTTCCGCGCCGAATACGGCAGCGGGGACCTGGTCATCGGAATCTGTGCCGAGTACGACGCGCTGCCCGAGATCGGGCACGCGTGCGGACACAACATCATCGCCGCCTCCGCCGTGGGCACCGCTCTGGCGCTGGCCGAGGTGGCCGATGAGCTCGGCCTGACAGTGGTGCTGATCGGCACCCCGGCCGAGGAGGCCGGTGGCGGAAAGGTGTTGTTGCTCAACGCCGGAACGTTCGATGACGTCGCCGCGTCGGTGATGCTGCATCCCGGGCCCGCCGATATCCCGGCGGCGCGTTCACTGGCGCTGTCCGAGGTCGCCGTCGGTTACACGGGCCGGGAATCGCACGCCGCGGTCGCGCCATACCTGGGGATCAATGCCGCCGACGCGGTCACCGTGGCACAGGTGGCCATCGGGTTGCTCCGCCAGCAGCTGATGCCGGGGCAGATGATGCATGGCATCGTCACCGATGGCGGGCAGGCCGCCAACGTCATCCCCGGTCACGCCGAGCTGCGCTACACCATGCGGGCCAACGACATGACCTCGCTGCAGGCCCTTGAGGAGCGGATGGCCGGCTGCTTCGCGGCGGGCGCGGTCGCCACCGGCGCCACCCACGAGATCCGCGAGACGGCCCCGCCGTACGACGCGCTGATGCCCGACCGGTTCCTCTCGGAGGTGTTCCGGTCCGAACTGCTGCGCGCCGGGCGGCATCCGCTGCCGGTCGAGTTGGAGGCGGCGTTCCCGCTGGGCAGCACCGACATGGGCAACGTCACCCAGCGACTGCCCGGTATCCATCCGGTCGTCGGTATCGACGCCGGAGGTGCATCGCTGCATCAGCCGGGCTTCGCCGCCGCGGCTGTCGGTCCGAGTGCGGACAAAGCCGTCGTGGAAGGAGCGATCATGCTGGCGCGCACCGTCGTCGCCCTGGCCGAGAATGCCAACGAACGGGACAGGGTGCTCGCGGCGCGAGCCGAGCGGCAGGAGAAGGCATGA